A region from the Corylus avellana chromosome ca7, CavTom2PMs-1.0 genome encodes:
- the LOC132187732 gene encoding stem 28 kDa glycoprotein-like, with translation MKLVVSFFLLATLLATSQGISHQIHLLKPHSGAAGHRIPGVSCLSWRLAVETNNIRGWDLVPEACENYVGHYMLGHQYRKDCNAVAYAAYQYAKSLSLPKDGKNVWVFDIDETALSNLPYYAQPENAFGAKEYNDTSFEEWEKKGAAPAVPAVLFLYKKLVNLGFKIVFISGKTATLRAITEKNLKNVGYLTWEKLILKQTSESGTTAVVYKSKKRKELEAQGYRILGNMGDQWSDLLGTHVGNQTFKVPDPMYYIS, from the exons ATGAAACTAGTTGTATCATTCTTCCTCCTTGCCACCCTCCTAGCAACATCCCAGGGAATTTCGCACCAAATCCACCTCCTTAAACCGCATTCCGGCGCCGCCGGCCACCGCATCCCGGGTGTTTCCTGCCTGAGTTGGCGTCTGGCCGTGGAAACAAACAACATCCGTGGATGGGACTTGGTTCCCGAAGCCTGTGAAAACTATGTTGGACACTACATGCTCGGCCACCAGTACCGTAAGGATTGCAATGCTGTGGCTTATGCCGCTTACCAATATGCCAAGAGCCTCAGCCTCCCCAAGGATGGCAAGAATGTTTGGGTTTTTGACATTGATGAGACTGCTCTCTCTAATCTCCCTTATTATGCTCAACCTGAAAATGcatttgg GGCAAAGGAGTACAACGATACATCCTTCGAAGAATGGGAAAAGAAAGGCGCAGCACCAGCAGTGCCTGCGGTTCTTTTTCTCtacaaaaaattagtaaatcTTGGGTTTAAGATTGTGTTTATATCAGGAAAGACTGCAACTTTGAGAGCAATTACAgaaaagaacttgaaaaatgTCGGTTACCTGACTTGGGAGAAGCTTATACTCAA GCAAACCTCTGAATCGGGTACCACAGCAGTAGTgtataaatcaaagaaaagaaaggagcTCGAAGCTCAAGGTTACAGGATCCTTGGCAACATGGGAGATCAATGGAGCGATTTGTTGGGGACACATGTCGGCAATCAGACATTTAAAGTGCCGGATCCAATGTACTACATTAGTTGA
- the LOC132187771 gene encoding stem 28 kDa glycoprotein-like, whose product MKLVVSFFLLATLLATSQGISHQIHLLKPHSGAAGHRIPGVSCLSWRLAVETNNIRGWDLVPEACENYVGHYMLGHQYRKDCNAVAYAAYQYAKSLSLPKDGKNVWVFDIDETALSNLPYYAQPENAFGAKEYNDTSFEEWEKKGAAPAVPAVLFLYKKLVNLGFKIVFISGKTATLRAITEKNLKNVGYLTWEKLILKQTSESGTTAVVYKSKKRKELEAQGYRILGNMGDQWSDLLGTHVGNQTFKVPDPMYYIS is encoded by the exons ATGAAACTAGTTGTATCATTCTTCCTCCTTGCCACCCTCCTAGCAACATCCCAGGGAATTTCGCACCAAATCCACCTCCTTAAACCGCATTCCGGCGCCGCCGGCCACCGCATCCCGGGTGTTTCCTGCCTGAGTTGGCGTCTGGCCGTGGAAACAAACAACATCCGTGGATGGGACTTGGTTCCCGAAGCCTGTGAAAACTATGTTGGACACTACATGCTCGGCCACCAGTACCGTAAGGATTGCAATGCTGTGGCTTATGCCGCTTACCAATATGCGAAGAGCCTCAGCCTCCCCAAGGATGGCAAGAATGTTTGGGTTTTTGACATTGATGAGACTGCTCTCTCTAATCTCCCTTATTATGCTCAACCTGAAAATGcatttgg GGCAAAGGAGTACAACGATACATCCTTCGAAGAATGGGAAAAGAAAGGCGCAGCACCAGCAGTGCCTGCGGTTCTTTTTCTCtacaaaaaattagtaaatcTTGGGTTTAAGATTGTGTTTATATCAGGAAAGACTGCAACTTTGAGAGCAATTACAgaaaagaacttgaaaaatgTCGGTTACCTGACTTGGGAGAAGCTTATACTCAA GCAAACCTCTGAATCGGGTACCACAGCAGTAGTgtataaatcaaagaaaagaaaggagcTCGAAGCTCAAGGTTACAGGATCCTTGGCAACATGGGAGATCAATGGAGCGATTTGTTGGGGACACATGTCGGCAATCAGACATTTAAAGTGCCGGATCCAATGTACTACATTAGTTGA
- the LOC132188724 gene encoding stem 28 kDa glycoprotein-like produces the protein MLPLFFLATIVVACQGSDLDPTHQIHLLRPQSGSHGAPVPDVSCLSWRLGVETRNIIGWSTVPEECEGYVGHYMLGHQYRQDSKVVAQEALVYARSLSIAGDGKDVWIFDVDETSLSNLPYYAKHGFGAEPYDSTSFNQWVLKGKAPALPESLKLYKKLLSLKVKVVFITGRAEDQRNVTTTNLKHVGYDTWEKLILKGSSYTGNTSLVYKSAERKKLEKKGYTIIGNIGDQWSDLLGANAGNRTFKLPDPMYYIS, from the exons ATGTTGCCACTCTTCTTTCTCGCCACAATCGTGGTAGCCTGCCAAGGGTCGGACCTGGATCCGACCCACCAAATTCACCTTCTCCGGCCACAATCGGGTTCTCACGGTGCCCCGGTGCCGGATGTCTCATGCCTAAGTTGGCGACTCGGGGTCGAAACTCGCAATATTATTGGGTGGTCAACGGTCCCAGAAGAGTGTGAAGGGTACGTGGGGCACTACATGCTAGGCCACCAGTATCGGCAAGACTCTAAAGTTGTTGCTCAGGAGGCTTTAGTCTATGCTCGGAGCCTCAGCATCGCCGGCGACGGCAAGGATGTGTGGATCTTTGACGTCGACGAGACTTCGCTCTCTAATCTGCCTTATTATGCCAAACATGGATTTGG GGCGGAGCCTTATGATTCTACGTCATTCAACCAATGGGTCCTTAAAGGCAAAGCACCAGCATTGCCGGAGAGCCTGAAGCTGTACAAAAAGCTGTTATCTCTTAAGGTTAAGGTTGTCTTCATAACAGGAAGAGCAGAAGACCAAAGAAATGTCACCACAACCAATCTAAAGCATGTTGGATACGATACTTGGGAGAAGCTTATACTCAA GGGCTCATCATATACTGGGAATACATCCCTGGTGTACAAATCAGCTGAGAGGAAGAAGCTTGAGAAGAAGGGATATACAATCATCGGGAACATTGGTGATCAGTGGAGCGATCTCTTGGGGGCTAATGCGGGCAATCGGACCTTCAAATTACCGGACCCAATGTACTACATTAGTTGA